The Acidimicrobiia bacterium genome has a segment encoding these proteins:
- the ppk1 gene encoding polyphosphate kinase 1 — protein MSFTADRFINRELSLLDFQQRVLSLAQNPDLKLLERVKFLAIVSQNLDEFYQVRYAGLLGQQKSGVVHVSPDGLSAREQLALIDTKAEELTEQLDLAFLESILPALEKENIRLANWTDLDADAKQYLTAVFEDQIFPVLTPLAVDPSHPFPYISNLSLNLAVVLQGAEHDIRFARVKVPPILPRFIVLEDGEHFVPLEQVISAHLGRLFDGQRIEDRYSFRVTRNAELAVEEDEARDLLEAMESILAFRQRAASAVRLEVEDRITDQVLELLLRELGLESGQVTRRLAPLDLGGLWALYGLDRPELKDDPWGPTTQHRMTRSSDEVDFFEEIRKADILVHHPYESFATSTGAFLAQAAADRDVLAIKQTLYRTSQTDDPALGGEQAVVESLVAAAEAGKQVVVLVELKARFDEAANIRWAKLLEDAGAHVAYGVSGLKTHSKTLLVVRREHDGLRRYVHIGTGNYNPKTARLYEDLGLFTADPELGSDLSELFNALTGYSSKADYRRLLVAPLAMRKRIVERIRMEAERGTAGRILMKINHLVDSEIIDELYAASGSGCRIELIVRGMTCLRPQVPGLSENITVRSIVGKFLEHSRIYRFGSPGEAAVYYIGSADMMPRNLDGRVETLTPVIDARLKLRLEEIIQVNLADDELAWELDGDATWSRVAPDRGVNAMETFQDLALARSRPETASA, from the coding sequence ATGAGCTTCACCGCAGACCGATTCATCAATCGAGAGCTCTCGTTGCTCGACTTCCAGCAGCGGGTTCTCTCGCTCGCCCAGAACCCCGACCTCAAGCTCCTCGAGCGCGTCAAGTTCCTCGCCATCGTCAGCCAGAACCTCGACGAGTTCTATCAGGTGCGCTACGCAGGCCTGCTCGGCCAGCAGAAGTCCGGAGTGGTTCACGTGTCACCGGACGGCCTGAGCGCCCGCGAGCAGCTGGCGCTCATCGACACGAAGGCCGAGGAGCTGACCGAGCAGCTCGACCTCGCCTTCCTCGAGTCGATCCTCCCGGCACTCGAGAAGGAGAACATCCGCCTCGCCAACTGGACCGACCTGGATGCCGACGCCAAGCAATACCTGACAGCCGTGTTCGAGGACCAGATCTTTCCGGTGCTGACGCCCCTAGCGGTCGATCCGTCCCACCCGTTTCCCTACATCTCGAACCTGTCCCTCAACCTCGCCGTCGTGCTCCAGGGTGCAGAGCACGACATCCGCTTCGCCAGGGTCAAGGTGCCGCCGATCCTGCCCCGCTTCATCGTGCTCGAAGACGGCGAGCACTTCGTCCCGCTGGAACAGGTGATCTCGGCCCACCTCGGCCGGCTGTTCGACGGGCAACGCATCGAAGACCGGTACAGCTTCCGGGTCACCCGCAACGCCGAGCTCGCAGTCGAGGAAGACGAGGCGCGCGATCTCCTGGAAGCCATGGAGAGCATCCTGGCGTTCCGGCAGCGCGCCGCTTCGGCGGTTCGTCTCGAGGTCGAGGACCGGATCACCGACCAGGTGCTCGAGCTGCTCCTCCGCGAGCTCGGCCTGGAGAGCGGCCAGGTGACGAGGCGGTTGGCGCCGCTCGATCTCGGCGGATTGTGGGCGCTGTATGGCCTCGACCGTCCCGAGCTCAAGGACGATCCCTGGGGACCGACGACGCAGCATCGCATGACTCGATCGAGCGACGAGGTCGACTTCTTCGAGGAGATCCGCAAGGCAGACATCCTCGTCCACCACCCGTACGAGTCCTTCGCGACGTCGACGGGTGCCTTCCTGGCGCAAGCCGCCGCCGACCGCGACGTGCTCGCCATCAAGCAGACGCTCTACCGGACATCGCAGACGGACGACCCTGCCCTGGGCGGCGAGCAGGCAGTCGTCGAGTCGCTCGTCGCCGCGGCCGAGGCGGGCAAGCAGGTGGTGGTGCTGGTCGAGTTGAAGGCTCGTTTCGACGAGGCCGCCAACATTCGATGGGCCAAGCTCCTCGAGGACGCCGGGGCCCATGTGGCCTATGGCGTGTCGGGCTTGAAGACCCACTCGAAGACCCTCCTCGTGGTGCGCCGCGAGCACGACGGGCTGCGCCGATACGTCCACATCGGCACCGGCAACTACAACCCGAAGACGGCGAGGCTCTACGAGGACCTCGGGCTGTTCACCGCCGACCCCGAGCTGGGCTCCGATCTCTCGGAGCTCTTCAACGCCCTCACCGGCTACTCGTCGAAGGCCGACTACCGGCGGCTCCTCGTGGCCCCACTGGCGATGCGCAAGCGCATCGTCGAGCGCATTCGCATGGAGGCGGAGCGTGGCACCGCCGGGCGCATCCTCATGAAGATCAACCACCTGGTCGACTCGGAGATAATCGACGAGCTCTACGCGGCGTCGGGGAGCGGCTGCCGCATCGAGCTGATCGTTCGCGGGATGACGTGCCTGCGCCCCCAAGTCCCCGGCCTGTCGGAGAACATCACGGTCCGCTCGATCGTCGGCAAGTTCCTCGAGCACTCTCGCATCTACCGATTCGGCAGCCCCGGTGAGGCTGCCGTCTACTACATCGGCTCGGCGGACATGATGCCGAGGAACCTGGACGGGCGGGTCGAGACCCTGACTCCGGTGATCGACGCCAGGCTCAAGCTGAGGCTCGAGGAGATCATCCAGGTGAACTTGGCGGACGACGAGCTGGCGTGGGAGCTCGACGGCGACGCCACATGGTCGAGGGTGGCGCCCGATCGCGGGGTGAACGCCATGGAGACGTTCCAGGATCTCGCCCTGGCGAGGAGCAGGCCGGAGACGGCATCCGCCTGA
- the rpiB gene encoding ribose 5-phosphate isomerase B, with product MRIAIGADHAGFELKEELTGRLAAAGHAVIDLGTSSTDPVDYPDYAAAVGRAVVSGRAERGILVCGSGAGAAIAANKLDGIRCAQANETYTAHQSVEHDDANVIALASRVVGSEVAWEVAEAFVGAEFIGAGRYQRRLDKVLELERNRV from the coding sequence TTGCGGATTGCCATCGGAGCCGATCATGCCGGCTTCGAGCTCAAGGAAGAGCTCACGGGACGGCTGGCGGCCGCCGGCCATGCCGTGATCGATCTCGGCACGTCGAGCACGGATCCGGTCGACTATCCCGACTACGCGGCCGCAGTGGGCCGGGCGGTGGTGTCCGGCCGCGCCGAGCGCGGGATCTTGGTCTGTGGGTCGGGCGCAGGTGCGGCCATCGCCGCCAACAAACTCGACGGGATCCGATGCGCACAGGCGAACGAGACGTACACCGCCCATCAGTCTGTCGAGCACGACGACGCCAACGTGATCGCGTTGGCGTCCCGGGTCGTGGGCAGCGAAGTGGCGTGGGAGGTAGCCGAGGCGTTCGTGGGCGCCGAGTTCATTGGAGCGGGGCGCTACCAGCGCAGGCTCGACAAGGTTCTGGAGCTGGAGCGCAACCGGGTCTGA
- a CDS encoding DUF2269 family protein, which produces MRTVLLIIHILAAGAWIGASVTSGFLSARFRSDNVVGAAFMRAFEAMGRLLFNVAGIVVLITGIWLVIVSDAWSFSDAFVSIGFLVVIVGALLGIFGFVRLARRGVAAHESANAAEIASVYARLRAFGTIDLVLLVVAVSAMVGKWGT; this is translated from the coding sequence ATGCGCACCGTCCTGCTGATCATCCACATTCTCGCCGCAGGGGCGTGGATCGGGGCATCGGTCACGAGTGGATTCCTGTCGGCACGCTTTCGCTCCGACAATGTCGTCGGGGCTGCGTTCATGCGCGCATTCGAGGCCATGGGTCGGTTGCTGTTCAACGTGGCGGGGATCGTCGTGCTGATCACGGGCATCTGGCTGGTGATCGTCAGCGACGCCTGGTCGTTCAGCGACGCCTTCGTGTCGATCGGATTCCTCGTCGTGATCGTCGGAGCGCTGCTGGGCATCTTCGGCTTCGTCCGGCTGGCAAGGCGAGGCGTCGCTGCCCATGAGTCTGCGAACGCAGCCGAGATCGCATCCGTCTACGCCCGACTGCGCGCATTCGGGACGATCGACCTCGTCCTCCTCGTCGTCGCCGTCTCGGCGATGGTCGGCAAATGGGGGACCTGA